In Coregonus clupeaformis isolate EN_2021a chromosome 15, ASM2061545v1, whole genome shotgun sequence, one genomic interval encodes:
- the ier5l gene encoding immediate early response gene 5-like protein, whose amino-acid sequence MINTMECAVDAQSLISISLRKIHNSRTQRGGIKLHKNLLVSYVLRNARQVYMNEKYAEIYRMQQYEEVMTVCNEIQELNPLDLAEDCEEQSGDCCGNDGVSEPASLCCALLPVSHLTAVQSAHIQAPSACSAPLSLQSDEVCKETEPSFYRSCCAEAYPVSNCDFSPVNNNLHCNKTTVLDLDTHVVTTVENGYLHQDCCASFQQCCQGAQSPAKKRKVDFEYYISDIEEVPDFTPCKRAKFEDCSYANSEHLDTSNISNLISIFGSGFSGLVSRQADFEQAMNGQFCSKQALASLGAWTRAIVAF is encoded by the coding sequence ATGATCAACACAATGGAGTGTGCAGTGGATGCACAAAGTCTAATATCCATTTCCTTACGGAAGATTCACAACTCCAGGACGCAGAGAGGAGGGATCAAGCTGCACAAAAACCTCCTGGTGTCCTATGTACTGAGGAACGCCAGACAGGTCTACATGAACGAGAAGTACGCAGAGATCTACAGGATGCAGCAGTACGAGGAGGTGATGACCGTCTGCAACGAGATCCAGGAGTTAAACCCGCTGGATTTGGCCGAGGACTGCGAGGAGCAGAGCGGGGACTGCTGCGGCAACGACGGGGTGAGCGAACCGGCGAGTCTCTGCTGTGCGCTGCTGCCAGTAAGCCACCTAACAGCAGTGCAGTCAGCGCATATCCAAGCCCCATCCGCCTGCTccgcgcctctctctctccaaagcGACGAGGTATGCAAGGAGACGGAGCCCTCGTTCTACCGGAGCTGTTGTGCGGAGGCTTACCCTGTATCAAATTGTGACTTTTCCCCGGTGAACAACAACCTACACTGCAACAAAACGACAGTGCTCGATCTGGACACGCACGTAGTGACCACTGTGGAGAATGGGTACCTGCACCAGGACTGCTGCGCGTCGTTCCAACAGTGCTGCCAGGGCGCACAGTCCCCAGCCAAGAAACGGAAGGTTGACTTTGAATATTATATATCCGATATTGAGGAAGTACCGGATTTCACGCCATGTAAAAGGGCGAAATTCGAGGACTGTTCCTACGCAAATTCGGAACACTTGGACACGTCGAACATTTCCAATCTGATCTCGATTTTCGGCTCGGGGTTTTCGGGGCTGGTGAGCAGACAGGCGGACTTTGAGCAAGCCATGAACGGACAGTTCTGTAGCAAACAAGCCCTAGCGAGCCTAGGGGCATGGACTAGAGCTATAGTAGCTTTTTGA